A window of the Harmonia axyridis chromosome 5, icHarAxyr1.1, whole genome shotgun sequence genome harbors these coding sequences:
- the LOC123680257 gene encoding uncharacterized protein LOC123680257, whose amino-acid sequence MFRSTTIVVLVVLGCCYASEPSLDNFEFGDFIQISKNDYQPQHSGRSSSVEGNVENYLKSHDVTVKFPGVSSAVTVEGRNLDSNEINLKLNLNHGGVEARKSKLKKILGPIMIVVLLKAMTLIPLALGILGFKTWNALQLSFVSFVVAIGMAVYNLCRKVVGDHVPPPIVAHNAWEAARSFGNEYAQKMAYSGYA is encoded by the exons ATGTTCCGGTCAACCACAATCGTAGTTTTAGTTGTTCTCGGTTGTTGCTATGCATCAGAACCTTCTTTAGATAACTTCGAA TTCGGCGATTTCATCCAGATCAGTAAAAACGACTACCAACCCCAGCATTCAGGAAGGAGCAGTTCAGTAGAAGGCAATGTAGAGAACTACTTAAAAAGTCACGATGTTACCGTTAAGTTCCCAGGGGTTAGCAGCGCTGTAACAGTAGAAGGTAGAAACCTTGACAGCAACGAAATCAACTTAAAACTTAATCTTAACCATGGTGGAGTTGAAG cTAGGAAATCCAAGTTGAAGAAGATTCTTGGACCTATCATGATCGTAGTCCTCCTCAAGGCTATGACCTTGATCCCTCTAGCCTTGGGTATCCTTGGATTCAAAACTTGGAATGCTCTTCAACTATCTTTCGTGTCTTTCGTGGTCGCTATTGGTATGGCTGTATATAATCTCTGTAGAAAGGTTGTTGGTGATCATGTTCCACCACCAATTGTTGCTCATAATGCTTGGGAAGCTGCCAGATCTTTCGGTAATGAATACGCTCAGAAGATGGCCTATTCTGGTTATGCATAA
- the LOC123680187 gene encoding uncharacterized protein LOC123680187, protein MWKIVCLLFVACAFSASAHVPRSGNELVSMVVSNCVDMDCVKLNVLKYLDGLLHIEGDSARGVKDIDAAIFKRVAKVLRTNEFRFKLPQALFDGSEIVYNPKTGLDISEDSQSRGILKKKLLFPILLLMKLKMQLLMPVLLGLIGLKSIKALIISKLALGVVLGFLIYQLCTKAGMPMPMSMAPMPSEPPSSIYGPPSTAPPLDSYNPNYDPSASQGGPYARIWTPTNGEAQQVAYSAYYPGSGSSSTTQP, encoded by the exons ATGTGGAAAATCGTGTGTCTTCTGTTCGTGGCTTGTGCCTTCTCCGCTAGTGCGCATGTGCCCAGAAGTGGAAATGAGttagtttcgatggttgttagCAATTGTGTAGATATGGATTGTGTGAAATTAAATGTTTTGAAGTATCTGGATGGTTTATTGCATATCGAAGGGGATTCAGCTAGAGGTGTCAAG GACATTGATGCAGCCATATTCAAGAGGGTAGCAAAGGTTCTGAGGACCAATGAGTTCAGATTCAAATTGCCCCAAGCCCTTTTCGATGGTAGTGAAATTGTGTACAACCCCAAAACTGGATTGGACATCAGTGAAGACTCACAAT CTCGAGGTATCTTGAAAAAGAAGCTTCTATTCCCTATTCTTCTCTTGATGAAACTGAAAATGCAACTGCTTATGCCTGTTTTGCTTGGTCTCATCGGCTTGAAATCAATCAAAGCTCTTATCATCAGTAAATTGGCTCTTGGTGTTGTTCTCGGATTCTTGATCTACCAATTGTGTACCAAAGCAG GTATGCCTATGCCAATGTCCATGGCTCCAATGCCATCTGAACCACCATCCTCCATCTATGGACCACCGAGCACTGCTCCTCCCCTAGATTCGTACAATCCGAACTATGACCCATCTGCCAGCCAAGGTGGCCCATATGCAAGAATCTGGACACCAACTAACGGAGAAGCTCAGCAAGTAGCTTATTCTGCCTACTACCCTGGATCAGGATCATCCTCCACAACTCAGCCTTGA
- the LOC123680129 gene encoding putative aminopeptidase W07G4.4 isoform X2, which yields MTAELKILEVEMLPVTEVADGRFDGILIVASPYYVHDLKEFSRTLTLAIELDNGLRTEAGVIPLPNYKAGRLIYSPVGCVDEDYDDVRCFRKAANIGIRRAIKAGVTKPMVILQNHPQFNNGSLITLVGVLEGLYVPLQIREKDPRKIHNITSLGVYSKYHDEIDELIQTASLLETGRRIACDIGDSDPERMAPPKVEQYITTIFADTSIKIEVIKDVKEFAKSYPLFEAVNRAANKIERHHGRIMFLEYMPKEEVKKTLFFVGKGVTYDTGGLDVKINGGMAGMSRDKCGAAAVVGFFKIVERLQPKHLRVIGGLGIVRNSIGTNAYVQDELIKARSGVMVRVGNTDAEGRMIMADILCKMKEMAVNAVNPHIYTIATLTGHAVLTAGFGYNIIIDNGPAKKEKHAQKLQLMGEEISDPYEISVLRREDFNFMKGQGVGDDLISSNNKPSSVTPRGHQCPLAFLIMASGLDKHGSGHEKPLKYSHIDIAASTLNYPNPGTGAPVLSLANAHLLNLEHN from the exons ATGACAGCAGAATTGAA GATTTTGGAAGTGGAAATGCTTCCCGTAACAGAAGTGGCAGATGGAAGATTCGATGGAATTCTAATAGTTGCATCGCCATACTATGTTCATGACCTGAAAGAATTCTCAAGGACGCTAACGTTAGCCATAGAACTTGATAATGGGCTACGTACTGAAGCTGGAGTAATACCCTTACCGAATTACAAAGCTGGAAGGCTTATTTATTCACCTGTAGGTTGTGTGGATGAAGATTACGACGATGTAAGATGCTTCAGAAAAGCTGCAAATATCGGAATAAGACGTGCCATAAAAGCCGGTGTCACTAAACCCATGGTTATCCTACAAAATCATCCTCAATTCAATAATGGCTCTCTTATTACACTCGTAGGAGTGCTAGAAGGCCTTTATGTG CCACTACAAATTCGTGAAAAAGATCCAAGAAAAATTCACAACATCACATCATTGGGAGTTTACTCCAAATATCACGATGAAATAGACGAGCTGATTCAAACTGCTTCGTTGCTAGAAACAGGCAGACGGATAGCTTGTGACATAGGCGATTCAGATCCTGAAAGAATGGCACCTCCGAAAGTGGAACAATATATCACAACGATATTCGCGGATACGAGTATTAAGATAGAAGTTATAAAAGATGTTAAGGAATTCGCTAAGAGTTATCCTTTGTTTGAAGCGGTCAATAGAGCAGCAAATAAGATAGAACGACATCATGGCAGGATTATGTTTCTGGAATATATGCCAAAG GAAGAAGTCAAAAAAACTCTATTCTTCGTTGGAAAAGGGGTCACTTATGACACAGGAGGTCTGgatgtcaaaataaatggagGAATGGCAGGAATGTCGAGAGATAAATGTGGAGCAGCTGCAGTGGTGGGTTTCTTCAAGATAGTCGAACGCCTTCAGCCTAAACATCTGAGAGTAATAGGTGGATTGGGTATAGTGAGGAATAGTATAGGAACAAACGCTTATGTACAAGACGAACTGATCAAAGCAAGAAGTGGAGTTATGGTCAGGGTTGGCAACACTGATGCAGAGGGAAGAATGATTATGGCCGATATTCTGTGTAAG aTGAAAGAGATGGCTGTGAATGCTGTAAATCCTCACATATACACAATCGCCACTTTGACTGGTCATGCTGTACTCACTGCAGGATTTGGATATAATATAa tcATAGATAATGGCCCggccaaaaaagaaaaacatgcACAAAAATTGCAACTTATGGGAGAAGAGATAAGTGATCCTTATGAAATATCAGTGCTTCGAAGAGAAGACTTTAACTTCATGAAGGGTCAAGGTGTTGGAGATGATCTCATTAGTAGTAATAATAAACCTTCTTCAGTGACACCTAGGGGACATCAAT GTCCTTTGGCTTTTCTTATAATGGCATCGGGACTGGATAAGCATGGATCTGGTCACGAGAAACCACTCAAATACAGCCATATAGATATAGCTGCATCGACTTTGAATTATCCTAATCCCGGTACAGGAGCGCCAGTTTTATCTCTAGCTAACGCTCATTTACTCAATTTAGAACATAATTAA
- the LOC123680129 gene encoding putative aminopeptidase W07G4.4 isoform X1, producing the protein MTAELNSFHRILEVEMLPVTEVADGRFDGILIVASPYYVHDLKEFSRTLTLAIELDNGLRTEAGVIPLPNYKAGRLIYSPVGCVDEDYDDVRCFRKAANIGIRRAIKAGVTKPMVILQNHPQFNNGSLITLVGVLEGLYVPLQIREKDPRKIHNITSLGVYSKYHDEIDELIQTASLLETGRRIACDIGDSDPERMAPPKVEQYITTIFADTSIKIEVIKDVKEFAKSYPLFEAVNRAANKIERHHGRIMFLEYMPKEEVKKTLFFVGKGVTYDTGGLDVKINGGMAGMSRDKCGAAAVVGFFKIVERLQPKHLRVIGGLGIVRNSIGTNAYVQDELIKARSGVMVRVGNTDAEGRMIMADILCKMKEMAVNAVNPHIYTIATLTGHAVLTAGFGYNIIIDNGPAKKEKHAQKLQLMGEEISDPYEISVLRREDFNFMKGQGVGDDLISSNNKPSSVTPRGHQCPLAFLIMASGLDKHGSGHEKPLKYSHIDIAASTLNYPNPGTGAPVLSLANAHLLNLEHN; encoded by the exons ATGACAGCAGAATTGAA TTCTTTCCACAGGATTTTGGAAGTGGAAATGCTTCCCGTAACAGAAGTGGCAGATGGAAGATTCGATGGAATTCTAATAGTTGCATCGCCATACTATGTTCATGACCTGAAAGAATTCTCAAGGACGCTAACGTTAGCCATAGAACTTGATAATGGGCTACGTACTGAAGCTGGAGTAATACCCTTACCGAATTACAAAGCTGGAAGGCTTATTTATTCACCTGTAGGTTGTGTGGATGAAGATTACGACGATGTAAGATGCTTCAGAAAAGCTGCAAATATCGGAATAAGACGTGCCATAAAAGCCGGTGTCACTAAACCCATGGTTATCCTACAAAATCATCCTCAATTCAATAATGGCTCTCTTATTACACTCGTAGGAGTGCTAGAAGGCCTTTATGTG CCACTACAAATTCGTGAAAAAGATCCAAGAAAAATTCACAACATCACATCATTGGGAGTTTACTCCAAATATCACGATGAAATAGACGAGCTGATTCAAACTGCTTCGTTGCTAGAAACAGGCAGACGGATAGCTTGTGACATAGGCGATTCAGATCCTGAAAGAATGGCACCTCCGAAAGTGGAACAATATATCACAACGATATTCGCGGATACGAGTATTAAGATAGAAGTTATAAAAGATGTTAAGGAATTCGCTAAGAGTTATCCTTTGTTTGAAGCGGTCAATAGAGCAGCAAATAAGATAGAACGACATCATGGCAGGATTATGTTTCTGGAATATATGCCAAAG GAAGAAGTCAAAAAAACTCTATTCTTCGTTGGAAAAGGGGTCACTTATGACACAGGAGGTCTGgatgtcaaaataaatggagGAATGGCAGGAATGTCGAGAGATAAATGTGGAGCAGCTGCAGTGGTGGGTTTCTTCAAGATAGTCGAACGCCTTCAGCCTAAACATCTGAGAGTAATAGGTGGATTGGGTATAGTGAGGAATAGTATAGGAACAAACGCTTATGTACAAGACGAACTGATCAAAGCAAGAAGTGGAGTTATGGTCAGGGTTGGCAACACTGATGCAGAGGGAAGAATGATTATGGCCGATATTCTGTGTAAG aTGAAAGAGATGGCTGTGAATGCTGTAAATCCTCACATATACACAATCGCCACTTTGACTGGTCATGCTGTACTCACTGCAGGATTTGGATATAATATAa tcATAGATAATGGCCCggccaaaaaagaaaaacatgcACAAAAATTGCAACTTATGGGAGAAGAGATAAGTGATCCTTATGAAATATCAGTGCTTCGAAGAGAAGACTTTAACTTCATGAAGGGTCAAGGTGTTGGAGATGATCTCATTAGTAGTAATAATAAACCTTCTTCAGTGACACCTAGGGGACATCAAT GTCCTTTGGCTTTTCTTATAATGGCATCGGGACTGGATAAGCATGGATCTGGTCACGAGAAACCACTCAAATACAGCCATATAGATATAGCTGCATCGACTTTGAATTATCCTAATCCCGGTACAGGAGCGCCAGTTTTATCTCTAGCTAACGCTCATTTACTCAATTTAGAACATAATTAA